One genomic segment of Fusobacterium nucleatum includes these proteins:
- a CDS encoding NAD-dependent protein deacylase has product MDSKRDEKILELVNILKNAKYLVFFGGAGTSTDSGVKDFRGKNGLYKTLYKDKYRPEEVLSSDFFYSHRNIFMEYVEKELNINGLKANKGHMALVELEKMGILKTVITQNIDDLHQVSGNKNVLELHGSLKRWYCLSCGKTADRNFSCECGGIVRPDVTLYGENLNQAIVNEAIYQLEQADTLIVAGTSLTVYPAAYYLRYFRGKNLIIINDMDTQYDGEASLVIKDNFSYVMDKVVEELKKP; this is encoded by the coding sequence ATGGATAGTAAAAGAGATGAAAAAATTTTAGAATTAGTTAATATATTAAAAAATGCAAAGTATTTAGTTTTCTTTGGAGGAGCAGGTACTTCAACAGATAGTGGAGTTAAAGATTTTAGGGGAAAAAATGGACTATATAAAACACTATATAAAGATAAGTATAGACCAGAAGAAGTATTAAGTTCAGATTTTTTTTATTCACATAGAAATATTTTTATGGAATATGTAGAAAAAGAATTAAATATCAATGGTTTAAAAGCAAATAAAGGACATATGGCTTTGGTAGAGCTTGAAAAAATGGGTATTTTAAAAACTGTTATAACACAAAATATTGATGACTTACACCAAGTATCTGGAAATAAAAATGTTTTAGAATTACATGGAAGTTTAAAGAGATGGTATTGTTTATCTTGTGGAAAAACAGCAGATAGAAATTTTTCATGTGAATGTGGTGGAATAGTTAGACCAGATGTAACATTGTATGGTGAAAATTTAAATCAAGCTATTGTTAATGAAGCTATTTATCAATTAGAACAAGCAGATACTTTGATAGTTGCAGGGACAAGTCTAACAGTTTATCCTGCTGCTTATTATCTAAGATATTTTAGAGGGAAAAATTTAATTATTATAAATGATATGGATACCCAATATGATGGAGAAGCCTCATTAGTGATAAAAGATAATTTCTCTTATGTTATGGATAAGGTAGTTGAGGAGTTAAAAAAACCTTAA
- a CDS encoding heavy metal translocating P-type ATPase — MKNDNLLACEIVHRLRGRIRIKSKAFKYIGNSLKSEIEKQLLQVRYIENVEISLVTGTILIYFEDVSLSDQNLISLIQNTLNSHIFEICKNEKIEKSSKYVIERKLQEESPKEIMKKIVTTAGLLGYNLFFKSRSTAALTGIRRFLNYNTLSTLALAMPVLKNGINSLVKNKRPNADTLSSSAIISSILLGKESAALTIMFLEEVSELLTVYTMEKTRGAIKDMLSVGENYVWKEISEDNVKRVPIEEIQKDDIIVVQTGEKISVDGKIIRGEALIDQSSITGEYMPIKKSVGEEVYAGTIIKNGNISIVAEKVGDDRTVSRIIKLVEDANSNKADIQNYADTFSAQLIPLNFILAGIVYASTRSITKAMSMLVIDYSCGIRLSTAVAFSAAINTAAKNGILVKGSNFIEELSKAETVIFDKTGTITEGKPKVQSIEVFDNNMSENEMIGLAGAAEEQSSHPLATAIMSEIKDRGIEIPKHNKIKTVVSRGVETKVGKWKETKTIRVGSKKYMLENNIDLTLAIEAERGIISRGEIGLYVAQDEKIIGLIGVSDPPRENIKKAINRLRNYGVDDIVLLTGDLRQQAETIASRMSIDRYESELLPEDKAKNILKFQSKGSNVIMIGDGVNDAPALSYANVGVALGSTRTDVAMEAADITITQDNPLLVPGVIGLSKNTVKTIKENFAMVIGLNTFALVLGATGILAPIYASVLHNSTTILVVMNSLKLLKYDIKTN, encoded by the coding sequence ATGAAAAATGATAATTTACTCGCTTGTGAAATTGTCCACAGACTTAGAGGAAGAATCCGTATAAAAAGTAAGGCTTTTAAATATATTGGAAATTCTTTAAAATCTGAAATTGAAAAACAATTATTACAAGTAAGATATATTGAAAATGTTGAGATAAGCTTAGTCACAGGAACCATTCTTATATATTTTGAAGATGTTTCTTTAAGTGACCAAAACTTAATAAGTCTTATCCAAAATACACTTAATTCACATATATTTGAAATATGTAAAAATGAAAAGATTGAAAAGTCATCAAAGTATGTTATTGAAAGAAAATTACAAGAAGAATCTCCAAAAGAGATCATGAAAAAAATTGTTACAACAGCAGGGCTTTTAGGATATAATCTATTTTTTAAATCAAGAAGTACAGCAGCACTTACAGGCATTAGAAGATTTTTAAATTATAATACACTATCAACATTAGCTCTTGCTATGCCTGTTTTAAAAAATGGTATAAACTCACTTGTTAAAAATAAAAGACCTAATGCAGATACTTTAAGTTCAAGTGCAATAATCAGTAGTATACTTCTTGGAAAAGAAAGTGCAGCACTTACTATAATGTTTTTAGAAGAGGTTTCAGAACTTTTAACAGTCTACACTATGGAAAAGACTCGTGGAGCTATTAAAGATATGTTAAGTGTTGGAGAAAATTATGTTTGGAAAGAAATTTCAGAAGATAATGTAAAAAGAGTTCCAATAGAAGAAATTCAAAAAGATGATATCATAGTCGTACAAACAGGAGAAAAAATAAGTGTTGATGGGAAAATAATAAGAGGAGAAGCATTAATAGACCAATCTTCAATTACTGGTGAATATATGCCTATTAAAAAATCAGTGGGAGAGGAAGTCTATGCAGGAACTATTATTAAGAATGGTAACATCAGTATAGTTGCTGAAAAAGTTGGAGATGATAGAACTGTTTCAAGAATTATAAAGCTTGTTGAAGATGCAAACTCTAACAAAGCTGATATACAAAACTATGCAGATACTTTCTCAGCTCAACTTATCCCTCTGAACTTTATCTTAGCAGGTATAGTTTATGCAAGTACAAGAAGTATTACAAAAGCTATGAGTATGCTTGTTATAGATTATTCTTGTGGTATCAGACTTTCAACAGCAGTCGCTTTCTCAGCTGCAATAAATACTGCTGCTAAAAATGGTATTTTAGTTAAAGGTAGTAACTTTATTGAAGAATTATCTAAGGCAGAAACTGTAATATTTGATAAAACAGGAACTATCACAGAAGGAAAACCAAAGGTACAAAGTATAGAAGTTTTTGATAATAATATGTCTGAAAATGAAATGATAGGACTTGCTGGAGCAGCAGAAGAACAATCTTCTCATCCATTAGCAACTGCAATAATGTCAGAAATTAAAGATAGAGGAATAGAAATTCCTAAACATAATAAAATCAAGACTGTTGTTAGTCGTGGTGTTGAAACAAAAGTTGGTAAATGGAAAGAAACTAAGACTATAAGGGTTGGAAGTAAGAAATATATGCTTGAAAATAATATTGACTTGACATTAGCAATAGAAGCTGAAAGAGGTATTATTTCAAGGGGTGAAATAGGTCTTTATGTAGCACAAGATGAAAAAATCATAGGGCTTATTGGAGTTTCTGACCCACCAAGAGAAAATATTAAAAAAGCTATAAATAGACTTAGAAATTATGGTGTTGATGATATTGTTCTACTGACAGGAGATTTAAGACAACAAGCAGAAACTATTGCCTCAAGAATGTCAATAGATAGATATGAATCTGAATTATTACCAGAAGATAAAGCAAAAAATATTTTGAAATTTCAATCAAAAGGTTCTAATGTAATTATGATAGGTGATGGTGTAAACGATGCTCCTGCTCTTTCTTATGCAAATGTTGGAGTAGCATTAGGAAGTACAAGAACTGATGTTGCAATGGAAGCAGCGGACATAACTATTACACAAGATAATCCTCTTTTAGTTCCAGGTGTTATTGGACTATCTAAAAATACAGTTAAAACTATAAAAGAAAATTTTGCTATGGTAATAGGACTAAATACTTTTGCTCTTGTATTAGGAGCAACTGGAATATTAGCACCTATTTATGCATCTGTTTTACATAATTCAACAACTATTCTTGTTGTTATGAATTCATTAAAATTATTAAAATATGATATAAAAACTAATTAG
- the nifJ gene encoding pyruvate:ferredoxin (flavodoxin) oxidoreductase: MAKKMQTMDGNQAAAYASYAFTEVAGIYPITPSSPMAEYTDEWAAKGMKNIFGVPVKLVEMQSEGGAAGTVHGSLQAGALTTTYTASQGLLLKIPNMYKIAGELLPGVIHVSARSLSAQALSIFGDHQDIYAARQTGFAMLATNSVQEVMDLAGVAHLSALKSRVPFLHFFDGFRTSHEIQKVEVMDYEDLKKLVDWKALEGFRKRALNPEHPVTRGTAQNDDIYFQAREVQNKFYDAVPDIVADYMKEISKITGREYKPFNYYGAPDAERVIIAMGSVCEAAQEVIDYLVEKGEKVGLISVHLFRPFSAKYFFDVLPKTAKRISVLDRTKEPGSLGEPLLLDIKALFYNKENAPLIVGGRYGLSSKDTTPAQIKAVFDNLAKDTPKDAFTVGIVDDVTHTSLEVGPAMALADPTTKACLFYGLGADGTVGANKNSIKIIGDKTDLYAQGYFAYDSKKSGGVTRSHLRFGKKPIRSTYLVSRPTFVACSVPAYLNQYDMTSGLKEGGKFLLNCVWTKEEAIANIPNNVKRDLAKNKARLFIINATALAQEIGLGQRTNTIMQAAFFKLAEIIPFEEAQQYMKDYAKKSYAKKGDEIVQLNYNAIDRGANDIVEIEVDPAWLNLEVTPLNEPKETTGCAHCQPDTEFVKKIVRPVNAIKGYDLPVSAFLGYEDGTFENGTSAFEKRGVAVDVPIWNVDKCIQCNQCSYVCPHAAIRPFLINEDELKAAPNSFATKKATGKGLDELVYRIQVSALDCVGCGSCANVCPANALDMRPIAESLETHEDINTNYLYNKVEYRSDLMPLDTVKGSQFSQPLFEFHGACPGCGETPYIKLITQLYGDRMMVANATGCSSIYSGSAPATPYTTNKNGEGPSWGSSLFEDNAEYGFGMHVGVEALRFRIQHIMEENMDKVDEDIATLFKDWIANRQYSVRTREVRDILVPKLEALGTDFAKEILDLKQYLVKKSQWIIGGDGWAYDIGYGGLDHVLASNEDINVLVMDTEVYSNTGGQASKATPTGSVAKFAAAGKPVKKKDLAAIAMSYGHIYVAQVSMGANQQQFIKAVKEAEAHQGPSIIIAYSPCINHGIKKGMSKSQTEMKLATECGYWPIFRYNPSLEKIGKNPLQIDSKEPKWEKYEEYLSGEVRYQTLAKSNPEEAKDLFEKNKKDAQKRWRQYKRMAALDYSEEKEAE; the protein is encoded by the coding sequence ATGGCAAAAAAAATGCAAACTATGGATGGAAACCAAGCGGCAGCTTATGCATCTTACGCTTTTACAGAAGTGGCAGGAATTTATCCTATAACACCATCTTCACCTATGGCTGAATATACAGATGAATGGGCAGCAAAAGGAATGAAAAATATTTTTGGAGTTCCAGTAAAATTAGTTGAAATGCAATCAGAAGGAGGAGCTGCTGGAACAGTTCACGGGTCTTTACAAGCTGGGGCATTAACAACAACTTATACTGCATCACAAGGATTACTTTTAAAAATTCCTAATATGTATAAAATAGCTGGTGAATTATTACCAGGTGTTATACATGTATCTGCAAGATCATTATCTGCACAGGCATTATCAATCTTTGGTGACCACCAAGATATTTATGCAGCAAGACAAACTGGATTTGCTATGCTTGCAACAAATTCAGTACAAGAAGTAATGGATTTGGCTGGTGTAGCTCACTTATCAGCATTGAAGTCAAGAGTACCATTTTTACATTTCTTTGATGGATTTAGAACTTCTCACGAAATTCAAAAAGTAGAAGTAATGGATTATGAAGATTTAAAGAAATTAGTAGATTGGAAAGCATTAGAAGGATTTAGAAAAAGAGCATTAAATCCTGAACATCCAGTAACAAGAGGTACAGCACAAAATGATGATATTTACTTCCAAGCAAGAGAAGTACAAAACAAATTTTATGATGCTGTTCCAGATATAGTTGCTGATTATATGAAAGAAATATCAAAAATTACAGGAAGAGAATACAAACCATTTAATTATTATGGTGCTCCAGATGCTGAAAGAGTCATAATTGCGATGGGATCAGTATGTGAAGCAGCACAAGAAGTTATAGATTACTTAGTAGAAAAAGGAGAAAAGGTTGGTTTAATATCTGTACACTTATTTAGACCTTTCTCTGCTAAATATTTCTTTGATGTTTTACCAAAAACAGCAAAAAGAATTTCAGTTTTAGATAGAACTAAAGAACCTGGTTCATTAGGAGAACCTTTATTACTTGATATAAAAGCATTGTTTTATAATAAAGAAAATGCTCCACTAATAGTTGGTGGAAGATATGGGTTATCTTCAAAAGATACAACTCCAGCTCAAATAAAAGCTGTATTTGATAACCTTGCAAAAGATACACCTAAAGATGCATTTACAGTTGGTATAGTAGATGATGTAACTCATACTTCACTTGAAGTAGGACCAGCTATGGCACTTGCAGATCCAACAACAAAAGCATGTTTATTCTATGGATTAGGAGCAGATGGAACAGTTGGAGCAAATAAAAACTCTATTAAAATAATTGGAGATAAGACTGACTTATATGCACAAGGATATTTTGCTTATGACTCTAAAAAATCAGGAGGAGTTACTAGATCTCACTTAAGATTTGGTAAAAAACCTATTAGATCAACTTATTTAGTATCAAGACCAACATTTGTTGCTTGTTCAGTTCCAGCATATTTAAACCAATATGATATGACATCTGGACTTAAAGAAGGTGGAAAATTCTTATTGAACTGTGTATGGACAAAAGAAGAAGCAATAGCTAATATACCAAATAATGTAAAAAGAGATTTGGCTAAAAATAAAGCAAGATTATTTATTATAAATGCTACTGCTCTTGCACAAGAAATTGGTTTAGGTCAAAGAACAAATACAATAATGCAAGCAGCTTTCTTCAAATTAGCTGAAATTATTCCTTTTGAAGAAGCACAACAATATATGAAAGATTATGCTAAAAAATCTTATGCTAAAAAAGGTGATGAAATAGTTCAACTTAACTATAATGCAATAGATAGAGGAGCAAATGATATTGTTGAAATAGAAGTTGATCCAGCATGGTTAAATCTTGAAGTAACACCTTTAAACGAACCTAAGGAAACAACAGGCTGTGCTCACTGTCAACCTGACACAGAATTTGTTAAGAAAATAGTAAGACCAGTAAATGCAATAAAAGGTTATGATTTACCAGTGTCAGCTTTCTTAGGATATGAAGATGGTACTTTTGAAAATGGTACTTCTGCATTTGAAAAAAGAGGAGTTGCAGTAGATGTTCCTATTTGGAATGTTGATAAATGTATACAATGTAACCAATGTTCTTATGTGTGTCCACATGCTGCAATAAGACCATTCTTAATAAATGAAGATGAATTAAAGGCTGCTCCAAATTCTTTTGCTACAAAGAAAGCAACAGGAAAAGGATTAGATGAATTAGTATATAGAATACAAGTATCAGCTCTTGATTGTGTTGGTTGTGGATCTTGTGCTAATGTTTGTCCTGCAAATGCTTTAGATATGAGACCAATAGCTGAATCATTAGAAACACATGAAGATATAAATACAAATTACTTATACAATAAAGTAGAATACAGAAGTGACTTAATGCCACTTGATACTGTAAAAGGTTCTCAATTCTCTCAACCATTATTTGAATTCCATGGAGCATGTCCTGGTTGTGGAGAAACACCTTATATTAAATTGATAACTCAATTATATGGAGATAGAATGATGGTTGCAAATGCAACTGGATGTTCTTCAATTTATTCAGGTTCTGCTCCTGCAACTCCATATACAACTAACAAAAATGGTGAAGGACCATCTTGGGGATCTTCATTATTTGAAGACAATGCTGAATATGGATTTGGTATGCATGTAGGAGTTGAAGCATTAAGATTTAGAATTCAACATATTATGGAAGAAAATATGGATAAAGTTGATGAAGATATAGCTACTTTATTCAAAGATTGGATAGCAAATAGACAATATTCTGTAAGAACAAGAGAAGTTAGAGATATTCTTGTTCCAAAATTAGAAGCATTAGGAACAGATTTTGCAAAAGAAATCTTGGATTTAAAACAATATCTAGTTAAAAAATCTCAATGGATAATTGGTGGAGATGGATGGGCTTATGATATTGGTTATGGTGGACTTGATCATGTGCTTGCATCTAATGAAGATATAAATGTATTAGTAATGGATACAGAAGTTTATTCAAATACTGGTGGACAAGCATCAAAAGCTACACCTACTGGATCAGTTGCTAAGTTTGCAGCAGCAGGAAAACCAGTTAAGAAAAAAGATTTAGCTGCAATAGCAATGTCTTATGGACATATTTATGTAGCACAAGTTTCTATGGGAGCTAATCAACAACAATTTATTAAAGCTGTTAAGGAAGCAGAAGCTCACCAAGGACCTTCAATAATTATTGCATACTCACCTTGTATCAACCATGGTATTAAGAAAGGTATGTCAAAGTCTCAAACTGAAATGAAACTTGCTACTGAATGTGGATATTGGCCAATATTTAGATATAATCCATCACTAGAAAAGATAGGTAAGAATCCTTTACAAATAGATTCTAAAGAACCTAAATGGGAAAAATATGAAGAATATCTAAGTGGTGAAGTAAGATATCAAACTCTTGCAAAATCAAATCCAGAAGAAGCTAAAGATTTATTTGAAAAAAATAAAAAAGATGCTCAAAAGAGATGGAGACAATATAAGAGAATGGCTGCACTAGATTATAGTGAAGAAAAAGAAGCTGAATAA
- the pta gene encoding phosphate acetyltransferase → MSFLGQVRKKALQANRRIVLPESSDERIIRATAQILKEGLAQVILVGNQEAIMHSAKAYEVSLSGVKIVDPYNFERLDDYVNKLVELRSKKGMTPEEAKKILQTDTNFFGAMLVKMGDADGMVSGSASPTANVLRAAIQVIGTQPGVKTVSSVFIMELSQFKDLFGSILVFGDCSVIPFPTSEQLADIATSAAETAIKIAGINPRVALMTFSTKGSAKHECVDRVIEAGHILRERKVQFRFDAELQADAALVKSIGEIKAPLSDVSGNANVLIFPTLSAGNIGYKLVQRLAGANAYGPIIQGLNAPVNDLSRGCSVEDIVVLTAITSAQACVDC, encoded by the coding sequence ATGAGTTTTTTAGGGCAAGTTAGAAAAAAAGCCTTACAAGCAAACAGAAGAATAGTTTTACCTGAATCAAGTGATGAAAGAATAATCAGAGCAACTGCACAAATCTTAAAAGAAGGTTTAGCACAAGTTATTCTTGTAGGAAATCAAGAAGCAATAATGCATAGTGCAAAAGCTTATGAAGTTTCATTAAGTGGAGTTAAAATAGTTGATCCTTATAACTTTGAAAGATTAGATGACTATGTTAATAAGTTAGTTGAATTAAGATCAAAAAAAGGAATGACTCCAGAAGAGGCAAAAAAAATATTACAAACTGATACAAACTTTTTTGGGGCGATGTTAGTAAAAATGGGAGATGCTGATGGAATGGTATCTGGATCTGCGTCACCAACTGCAAATGTATTAAGAGCAGCAATTCAAGTTATAGGTACTCAACCAGGAGTAAAGACAGTTTCATCTGTTTTCATTATGGAATTATCTCAATTTAAAGATTTATTTGGAAGTATCTTAGTGTTTGGAGATTGTTCAGTTATTCCATTCCCAACTTCAGAACAATTAGCAGATATTGCTACTTCTGCAGCTGAAACAGCAATAAAAATAGCAGGAATAAATCCAAGAGTAGCATTGATGACATTCTCAACAAAAGGTTCAGCAAAACATGAATGTGTAGATAGAGTTATAGAAGCAGGACATATTTTAAGAGAAAGAAAAGTACAATTTAGATTTGATGCTGAATTACAAGCAGATGCTGCTTTAGTAAAATCTATTGGAGAAATAAAAGCTCCTTTATCAGATGTATCTGGTAATGCAAATGTCTTAATATTCCCTACATTATCTGCTGGAAATATTGGATATAAATTAGTTCAAAGATTAGCAGGGGCTAATGCTTATGGACCAATTATTCAAGGACTAAATGCACCAGTTAATGATTTGTCAAGAGGATGTTCAGTTGAAGATATAGTTGTACTAACAGCTATTACTTCTGCACAAGCTTGTGTAGACTGTTAA
- a CDS encoding HMA2 domain-containing protein — protein MLKNILKQTYLMFNKVKVVHSIPGRVRLLIPSLDKFPEQMKKHEHYITTIIKLKNGIKSVEFSYLTSKILIEYDKMKLKEQDIVDWLNKIWKIIVDNEDVYQGMSVDDVEKNVKRFFEMLKGELEGR, from the coding sequence ATGTTAAAAAATATATTAAAACAAACTTATTTAATGTTTAATAAGGTTAAGGTTGTGCACAGCATCCCTGGAAGAGTAAGACTTCTTATTCCTTCACTTGATAAATTTCCTGAACAGATGAAAAAGCATGAACATTATATAACTACTATCATAAAATTAAAAAATGGTATAAAATCTGTTGAATTTTCATATTTAACAAGTAAAATTTTAATAGAATATGATAAAATGAAATTAAAGGAACAAGATATAGTTGATTGGTTGAATAAAATTTGGAAAATCATAGTTGATAATGAAGATGTTTATCAAGGGATGTCAGTTGATGATGTTGAAAAAAATGTAAAAAGATTTTTTGAAATGTTAAAGGGTGAATTAGAAGGGAGATAA
- a CDS encoding HMA2 domain-containing protein has product MKDKMLLPNFYGIFEVKSLTKNRIRIEIDKLKNNKEEIDELRENLKKISVIKNFKIVQSLGSLTVEFDDSQIDAQFMIGIILKLLNLDEELLKDRKGKIKNSFSNLGKLADITVYNKTKGLFDAKTLAGTMLLIYGIKKFKREMFLPSGATLIWWAYRLLSKKGV; this is encoded by the coding sequence ATGAAAGATAAAATGTTATTACCTAATTTTTACGGGATTTTTGAAGTAAAAAGTCTTACTAAAAATAGAATTAGAATTGAAATTGATAAATTAAAAAATAATAAAGAAGAAATTGATGAATTAAGAGAAAATCTAAAAAAAATTTCTGTTATCAAAAATTTTAAAATCGTTCAAAGTCTTGGAAGTTTAACTGTTGAATTTGATGATTCACAAATTGATGCTCAATTTATGATAGGAATTATTTTAAAATTATTAAATTTAGATGAAGAACTTTTAAAAGATAGAAAAGGTAAAATAAAGAATTCTTTTTCAAATCTTGGAAAACTAGCTGATATAACTGTATATAATAAAACTAAGGGACTATTTGATGCTAAGACATTAGCAGGAACAATGCTTTTAATTTATGGAATAAAGAAATTTAAAAGAGAAATGTTCCTACCAAGTGGGGCTACTCTAATTTGGTGGGCATACAGACTTTTATCAAAAAAGGGAGTTTAA
- a CDS encoding acetate kinase has product MKILVINCGSSSLKYQLINPESEEVFAKGLCERIGIDGSKMEYEVVAKDFEKKLETPMPSHKEALELVISHLTDKEIGVITSVDEVDAIGHRVVHGGEEFAQSVLINDAVLKAIEANNDLAPLHNPANLMGIRTCMELMPGKKNVAVFDTAFHQTMKPEAFMYPLPYEDYKELKVRKYGFHGTSHLYVSGIMREIMGNPEHSKIIVCHLGNGASITAVKDGKSVDTSMGLTPLQGLMMGTRCGDIDPAAVLFVKNKRRLTDAQMDERMNKKSGILGLFGKSSDCRDLENAVVEGDERAILAESVSMHRLRSYIGAYAAIMGGIDAICFTGGIGENSSMTREKALEGLEFLGVELDKEINSVRKKGNVKLSKDSSKVLIYKIPTNEELVIARDTFRLAK; this is encoded by the coding sequence ATGAAAATACTGGTAATAAATTGTGGAAGTTCTTCACTAAAATATCAACTGATAAACCCAGAAAGTGAGGAAGTTTTTGCAAAAGGACTTTGTGAGAGAATTGGGATAGATGGTTCTAAAATGGAATATGAAGTAGTAGCAAAAGATTTTGAAAAAAAATTAGAAACTCCTATGCCAAGTCACAAAGAAGCATTAGAATTAGTAATATCTCATTTAACTGATAAAGAAATAGGAGTTATTACTTCTGTTGATGAAGTTGATGCAATAGGACATAGGGTTGTACATGGTGGAGAAGAATTTGCACAATCAGTTTTAATTAACGATGCTGTTTTAAAAGCTATTGAGGCAAATAACGACTTAGCTCCTTTACATAATCCAGCAAACTTAATGGGAATAAGAACTTGTATGGAACTTATGCCTGGCAAGAAAAATGTGGCTGTATTTGATACTGCCTTCCACCAAACTATGAAACCAGAAGCATTTATGTATCCATTACCATATGAAGATTATAAAGAATTAAAAGTCAGAAAATATGGTTTCCATGGAACATCTCATTTATATGTATCTGGAATTATGAGAGAAATTATGGGAAATCCTGAACATTCAAAAATAATTGTTTGTCACTTAGGAAATGGAGCATCAATAACTGCTGTTAAAGATGGAAAGTCAGTTGATACTTCAATGGGATTAACTCCTCTACAAGGTTTAATGATGGGAACAAGATGTGGAGATATAGATCCTGCTGCTGTACTATTTGTTAAAAATAAAAGAAGGCTTACAGATGCTCAAATGGATGAAAGAATGAATAAAAAATCTGGAATTCTTGGGTTATTTGGTAAATCATCTGATTGTAGAGATTTAGAAAATGCAGTTGTTGAAGGAGATGAAAGAGCAATACTTGCTGAAAGCGTTTCTATGCATAGATTAAGATCATATATAGGTGCTTATGCAGCTATTATGGGTGGAATAGATGCTATATGCTTTACAGGAGGAATTGGAGAAAATTCTTCAATGACAAGAGAAAAAGCATTAGAAGGTCTAGAATTTTTAGGTGTAGAATTAGATAAAGAAATTAACTCAGTTAGAAAAAAAGGAAATGTAAAATTATCTAAGGATAGTTCAAAAGTTTTAATATATAAAATACCTACTAATGAAGAATTAGTAATAGCAAGAGATACTTTTAGACTAGCAAAATAA